One window of Flavobacteriales bacterium genomic DNA carries:
- a CDS encoding NAD-dependent epimerase/dehydratase family protein yields the protein MPRILVTGGAGFIPSALAIRLAGLPDTDVVAVDNLSTGDLNKLELPKHPGIHFIKCDANRFEDISGVFYAYRFDYVFHYAAVVGVKRTTDNPVSVLHDIDGIRNVLDLCKNTGVKRVFFSSSSEVYGEPVEFPQNEHTTPLNSKLPYAIVKNIGEAFLRSYYKEFGLEYTTFRFFNTFGPKQSKDFVVSKFIRAALKGEDIPVYGDGGQTRTFCYIDDNIDATVAAFRNNKVINDVANIGNDLETTILDLAQLVIELTGSSSRIVHLPPLEEGDMTRRMPDIARMRTLLGRDLLPLRQGLERVLADTSFILG from the coding sequence ATGCCAAGAATCCTAGTGACCGGCGGTGCCGGCTTTATTCCCAGCGCGCTGGCCATACGCCTTGCAGGCCTGCCGGATACGGATGTCGTCGCCGTGGACAACCTTTCCACCGGTGACCTCAACAAATTGGAACTGCCAAAGCATCCCGGCATCCATTTCATCAAGTGCGACGCCAACCGTTTCGAGGATATCAGCGGTGTGTTCTATGCCTATCGGTTCGACTATGTTTTCCACTACGCCGCCGTGGTGGGGGTGAAGCGCACCACGGACAATCCCGTGAGCGTGCTCCACGACATCGATGGCATACGGAACGTGCTGGACCTGTGCAAGAACACCGGCGTGAAGCGCGTGTTCTTCAGCAGCAGCAGCGAGGTGTACGGCGAGCCCGTGGAGTTTCCGCAAAATGAGCACACCACCCCGCTGAACAGCAAGCTGCCCTACGCTATCGTGAAGAATATCGGGGAGGCGTTCCTGCGCAGCTATTACAAGGAATTCGGCCTGGAATACACCACCTTCCGTTTCTTCAACACCTTCGGGCCCAAGCAAAGCAAGGACTTCGTCGTCAGTAAGTTCATTCGCGCGGCCTTGAAGGGGGAGGACATCCCCGTCTACGGGGACGGAGGCCAGACCCGGACCTTCTGCTATATCGACGATAACATCGATGCCACCGTGGCGGCCTTTAGGAACAACAAGGTTATCAATGATGTGGCGAACATCGGTAATGACTTGGAGACCACCATTCTGGACCTTGCCCAACTGGTGATCGAACTTACCGGTAGCTCCTCCCGCATCGTCCACTTGCCGCCGTTGGAGGAAGGCGACATGACCCGCAGGATGCCGGACATCGCCCGGATGCGCACCTTGCTTGGCCGTGACCTGTTACCGTTGCGCCAAGGATTGGAACGGGTGCTGGCGGATACTTCATTCATCTTGGGCTGA
- the asnB gene encoding asparagine synthase (glutamine-hydrolyzing), with the protein MCGIAGIASLDLDGALPGSGEAAVRRMTDALAHRGPDAQGVWQGTQVVLGHRRLSIIDPEPASHQPFHSDDGGHVIIFNGEIYNFRELRESLVGHVFRTKSDTEVLLAAWREWGEESLNRLEGMFAFAVWDVRKEELFIARDRFGIKPLYHCSLGGRLFFSSEVRSLLASELVPRKLDESALCDHLRHGAVHAPATIVQDVQMLLPGHSLRWSKAGTAIKPWWNMVASTSDASLDLAPGEVLREVRDRFSRAVEKRMVADVPFGAFLSGGIDSSAVVGAMAQATQARVHTFTVTFDEAEFSEARFAKLIAKKFGTKHTEIRLRPDDMLRFLPQALADMDHPSADGPNTWVVSKMTKEAGITMALSGLGGDEVFAGYEVFKRSVALLRKKGIMAVPRPLRALIGMAVKSRKPGAAGWKAAELLKLSSWNIEDTYPLARLAYSDMELRKKLLAIELRPDAVAADVRHLMNTMGGSRLEPLSRVSIAELSTYLPDVLLRDTDQMSMAHALEVRVPFLDHDLTDFVLGVPDDLKYPHTPKKLLTDALGDLLPREVTHRPKMGFTLPWDQWMRDQLRSFCEARMEALALRPQFNAVGVSGLWQRFLAGDPAVTWSRIWTLVVLEEWLHANRIE; encoded by the coding sequence ATGTGCGGCATTGCCGGGATCGCTTCATTGGATCTTGACGGGGCGCTCCCGGGATCCGGGGAAGCCGCAGTGCGTCGTATGACCGATGCCTTGGCCCACCGTGGGCCCGATGCCCAAGGCGTTTGGCAGGGCACACAGGTAGTGCTCGGCCATCGGCGGCTCAGCATCATCGACCCTGAGCCCGCCAGCCACCAACCTTTCCACAGTGACGATGGCGGGCATGTGATCATCTTCAACGGGGAGATCTACAATTTTCGCGAGTTGCGTGAAAGCCTTGTCGGCCACGTGTTCAGGACCAAAAGCGATACGGAAGTACTGCTGGCCGCATGGAGGGAGTGGGGAGAGGAAAGCCTGAACCGGCTGGAAGGCATGTTCGCATTTGCCGTTTGGGATGTCCGTAAAGAAGAGTTGTTCATCGCCCGGGACCGCTTCGGGATCAAACCGCTCTATCACTGCTCATTGGGCGGAAGACTATTTTTCTCCAGTGAAGTGAGGTCTCTTCTAGCCTCGGAACTGGTGCCCCGAAAACTCGATGAGTCCGCGCTGTGCGATCACCTGCGCCACGGGGCCGTGCATGCGCCGGCCACGATCGTGCAGGATGTCCAAATGCTATTGCCAGGCCATTCGCTCCGCTGGTCCAAAGCCGGGACCGCGATCAAGCCATGGTGGAACATGGTGGCCAGCACGAGCGATGCTTCGCTGGACCTAGCCCCGGGGGAAGTGCTCCGGGAAGTGCGTGACCGGTTTTCGCGTGCGGTGGAGAAGCGCATGGTGGCCGATGTTCCCTTCGGGGCCTTTCTAAGTGGTGGCATTGACAGCAGTGCGGTCGTTGGGGCCATGGCCCAAGCCACACAGGCACGGGTACACACCTTCACCGTCACGTTCGACGAGGCGGAATTCAGTGAGGCACGCTTTGCGAAGCTCATCGCTAAGAAGTTCGGTACCAAGCACACGGAGATCCGCCTGCGGCCGGATGATATGCTGCGATTTCTGCCTCAGGCTTTGGCGGATATGGACCACCCCAGCGCGGACGGGCCCAATACCTGGGTGGTGAGCAAGATGACCAAGGAGGCCGGCATCACCATGGCCTTGAGCGGACTGGGAGGCGATGAGGTCTTTGCGGGTTATGAGGTCTTCAAACGCTCCGTGGCCTTGTTGCGGAAGAAGGGTATCATGGCGGTCCCGCGGCCGCTGCGGGCATTGATCGGCATGGCCGTGAAGAGCCGGAAGCCGGGCGCCGCGGGTTGGAAGGCGGCCGAATTGCTCAAGCTGTCATCATGGAATATTGAAGACACGTATCCGCTGGCACGTTTGGCCTATAGCGACATGGAGCTGCGCAAGAAGTTACTGGCCATTGAGCTTCGCCCGGATGCCGTGGCCGCGGACGTGCGCCACTTAATGAACACCATGGGCGGTTCCCGGCTTGAACCTTTGAGCCGGGTCAGCATCGCGGAACTGAGCACCTACCTGCCAGACGTGCTGCTACGGGACACCGACCAGATGTCCATGGCACATGCCTTGGAGGTCCGGGTGCCGTTCCTGGACCACGACCTCACGGACTTTGTGCTGGGCGTGCCGGACGATCTGAAATACCCGCACACGCCCAAGAAATTGCTCACGGACGCATTGGGAGACCTCTTGCCCCGCGAAGTGACGCACCGGCCCAAAATGGGCTTCACCTTGCCATGGGACCAATGGATGCGTGACCAACTGCGATCATTCTGCGAAGCGCGCATGGAGGCTTTAGCGCTAAGGCCCCAGTTCAACGCCGTCGGCGTGAGCGGGCTGTGGCAGCGCTTTCTCGCAGGTGACCCCGCGGTGACATGGAGCCGCATCTGGACGCTGGTGGTTTTGGAGGAGTGGCTGCACGCCAACCGGATCGAGTAG
- a CDS encoding nitronate monooxygenase, with the protein MSNRVTSLFGVRYPLVQAGMIWNSGWRLAAAVSNAGGLGVIGSGSMYPDVLLEHVRKCKAATSLPFAVNIPMLYPDVDKHIHTVIEEGVPIVFTSAGNPGTWTRKLKDAGIIVVHVTASVKFARKAEDAGVDAVVAEGFEAGGHNGREETTTMVLVPMVRDAVQVPVIAAGGIGDGRAMLAAMALGADGVQMGSRFVCSEESSGHAAFKQYVLDSKEGDTLLTLKELAPVRMMRNPFFEEVRQAYARCATPEELKALLGRARAKRGMFEGDLEQGELEIGQVGATLKDVLPAATIVEKVMNEFKAAQQELASLHFG; encoded by the coding sequence TTGTCCAACCGCGTCACATCCCTGTTCGGCGTCCGCTATCCCTTGGTGCAAGCGGGCATGATCTGGAACTCCGGCTGGCGTTTGGCCGCCGCAGTGAGCAATGCGGGCGGCTTGGGCGTCATCGGCTCCGGGTCCATGTATCCGGATGTCCTGTTGGAACATGTTCGTAAGTGCAAGGCGGCCACCTCCCTGCCGTTCGCGGTGAACATCCCCATGCTCTACCCCGATGTGGACAAGCACATCCATACCGTGATCGAGGAGGGCGTCCCGATCGTGTTCACCAGTGCGGGCAACCCGGGGACGTGGACGCGCAAGCTGAAGGATGCGGGCATCATCGTGGTGCATGTCACTGCAAGCGTGAAGTTCGCCCGCAAGGCCGAGGATGCCGGCGTGGACGCCGTGGTGGCCGAAGGATTTGAAGCCGGAGGCCACAATGGGCGCGAGGAAACGACCACCATGGTGCTGGTCCCGATGGTCCGGGATGCCGTGCAGGTGCCGGTGATCGCCGCAGGCGGTATCGGTGATGGCCGCGCCATGCTGGCGGCCATGGCCTTAGGCGCGGATGGCGTACAGATGGGCAGCCGCTTCGTCTGCTCGGAGGAATCCAGCGGTCATGCGGCTTTCAAGCAATATGTGCTGGACAGCAAGGAAGGGGACACCCTGCTCACATTGAAGGAACTGGCGCCCGTGCGCATGATGCGTAACCCCTTCTTCGAGGAAGTGCGGCAGGCCTATGCCCGCTGCGCCACGCCCGAGGAGCTGAAAGCCCTGCTGGGCCGGGCCCGCGCCAAACGGGGCATGTTCGAAGGCGATCTGGAACAGGGCGAGCTGGAGATCGGACAAGTGGGGGCAACCCTGAAAGATGTGCTTCCCGCCGCCACGATCGTGGAGAAGGTCATGAACGAGTTCAAGGCGGCGCAGCAGGAACTCGCATCGCTTCATTTCGGCTGA
- a CDS encoding glycosyltransferase family 4 protein, with protein sequence MRTIGISHKTRYWQHYCFSNPPAGYRYERKLDIPWHMMGVKAEFLANTKFFMPFSRADLLHTYNGVVANPRPWVIEVEDYMPRYETMSPRNPLYKWALRRLEGNDCKAMIFTSRNAMRRNKEHLLAAGVDIGKMSVVYRAVEQYAPKPRDERFFTIVFAGNGFYRKGGVELLKAFKSLGRPEARLVIISTLEVDWGVFPEQELIAWAERTIAEDPRITLHAKLPHDQLIDQMRSADLFVSTTFLDPFNNTVLEAMGTGLPVICSDAGAIPEVARDGVNGWVLPVTGRNSDDIAEETGARILQLMDDPALRGRMGNANGAIIAERFTLEVRNAALIKLYDKALGGR encoded by the coding sequence ATGCGTACCATCGGGATCAGCCATAAGACACGGTACTGGCAGCATTACTGCTTCTCCAACCCGCCTGCTGGCTATCGCTATGAGCGGAAGCTTGATATTCCCTGGCACATGATGGGGGTCAAAGCGGAATTTCTGGCAAACACCAAGTTCTTCATGCCCTTTTCCCGCGCTGATCTGCTTCACACGTACAATGGCGTGGTCGCGAACCCCAGGCCCTGGGTGATCGAAGTGGAGGATTACATGCCGCGGTATGAGACCATGAGCCCGCGGAACCCCTTGTACAAATGGGCGCTGCGGCGGCTGGAGGGGAACGATTGCAAGGCCATGATCTTCACAAGCCGGAACGCCATGCGCCGCAATAAGGAGCACTTGCTCGCGGCGGGCGTGGACATCGGCAAGATGTCCGTGGTCTACCGAGCAGTGGAGCAGTACGCCCCCAAGCCGCGCGATGAACGTTTTTTCACCATTGTTTTTGCGGGCAATGGCTTTTACAGGAAAGGCGGCGTGGAGTTGTTGAAAGCGTTTAAGAGCTTGGGAAGGCCGGAAGCACGGCTCGTCATCATCAGCACCCTGGAGGTCGATTGGGGCGTCTTCCCCGAGCAGGAGTTGATCGCATGGGCCGAACGCACCATAGCTGAAGATCCCCGGATCACCCTGCACGCGAAGCTCCCCCACGATCAGCTTATCGACCAAATGCGCTCCGCGGACCTTTTCGTCAGTACCACGTTCCTGGACCCGTTCAACAATACAGTGCTGGAGGCCATGGGCACCGGTCTGCCGGTGATCTGTTCGGACGCCGGGGCCATACCGGAAGTGGCACGGGACGGTGTGAACGGTTGGGTGCTGCCCGTGACCGGAAGGAACAGCGATGACATCGCGGAGGAGACCGGCGCGCGCATCTTGCAGTTGATGGATGATCCGGCGCTGCGCGGGAGGATGGGGAATGCCAACGGTGCCATCATTGCGGAGCGCTTCACCTTGGAAGTGCGGAATGCGGCCCTGATCAAGTTGTATGACAAGGCGTTGGGTGGCCGCTAA
- a CDS encoding glycosyltransferase produces MRPGEPILIICHSFPPNSGIGGRRWAKFAKELAHRGYTVHVIRNSTTARVRTSLWTNDVKNPNIIAHPLPDRYPGAMTRWPATTLWDKLGYGLWKRILPLCTKGNWYDRGLFWRKPLLDVAGELISEHGIRNVIVTGAPFSLMAYATELKERFPGIHLVSDFRDMWTWGNYYGYQTIGAKRLRHEQHLEALVARVSDRLISPHPAVIDHLRQAHGVPAERLGVLAHAIDPEDLERPATKVRDGQFKMIYAGSMYGTKEAQHYFALLLEAFASLKEAKPERFAKCRFDLYITDHGTQALEQQVKDKGLEGTVRFHAPLPPKEIMKRIAASDIEMAFLPRDKKNTMVTKFAEIFYLGCPILHIGDPGLVSRTITDRRMGDSLRLDELVSELPKIISGERAIEIDLNADHGGNLLANLTDQLVEEVLV; encoded by the coding sequence ATGCGCCCCGGAGAGCCGATCCTGATCATCTGCCATTCGTTTCCTCCGAATTCCGGGATCGGGGGACGCAGGTGGGCAAAATTTGCCAAGGAGCTGGCGCACAGGGGTTATACGGTGCATGTGATCCGCAATTCCACAACGGCCAGGGTTCGGACCTCGCTGTGGACGAATGACGTCAAGAACCCCAATATTATCGCCCATCCGCTGCCCGACCGCTATCCCGGCGCAATGACCCGGTGGCCGGCCACAACGTTGTGGGATAAGTTGGGCTATGGGTTGTGGAAGCGCATACTGCCCCTCTGTACCAAAGGCAACTGGTATGACCGGGGGCTGTTCTGGAGGAAGCCCTTGCTGGACGTCGCCGGCGAGCTCATCAGCGAGCACGGCATCCGCAATGTGATCGTCACCGGTGCCCCGTTCAGCCTGATGGCCTACGCCACGGAACTGAAGGAACGTTTCCCGGGCATCCATCTGGTCTCCGATTTCCGCGACATGTGGACGTGGGGCAACTACTACGGCTATCAGACCATCGGGGCCAAGCGCCTGCGACATGAGCAGCACTTGGAAGCCTTGGTGGCCAGGGTCAGTGATAGGCTCATTTCACCGCATCCCGCCGTCATCGATCATTTGCGGCAAGCACATGGGGTTCCAGCGGAACGCCTAGGCGTACTGGCCCATGCCATCGACCCAGAGGATCTGGAGAGGCCCGCGACAAAGGTCCGGGACGGTCAGTTCAAAATGATCTATGCGGGCAGCATGTACGGCACAAAAGAGGCCCAGCACTATTTCGCGCTGCTGCTCGAAGCCTTTGCGTCACTGAAGGAGGCCAAGCCGGAACGGTTCGCCAAATGCCGGTTCGATCTGTACATCACCGACCATGGAACCCAGGCCTTGGAGCAACAGGTGAAGGATAAAGGACTGGAGGGGACGGTGCGCTTCCATGCACCCTTGCCTCCCAAGGAGATCATGAAGCGGATTGCGGCCTCCGATATCGAGATGGCCTTCCTGCCCCGGGACAAGAAGAACACGATGGTCACGAAATTCGCGGAGATCTTTTACTTGGGCTGCCCCATTCTTCATATCGGGGACCCGGGCTTGGTGAGCAGGACGATCACGGACCGGCGGATGGGGGATTCGCTACGCCTCGATGAATTGGTGAGCGAATTACCGAAGATCATCAGTGGGGAACGCGCGATCGAGATCGACCTGAACGCGGACCACGGTGGGAACTTGCTGGCGAACCTCACCGACCAGTTGGTGGAAGAGGTGCTGGTATAA
- a CDS encoding GDP-mannose 4,6-dehydratase yields the protein MSKHAIITGGAGFIGSHLVDRLLDEGGWKVTVVDNFHPFYPRAVKEANVLAHRSHPSYTLLEGDIVDEETLDKAFAMASGADTTVVHLAALAGVRPSIADPLAYHRVNVTGTLKLLEKARSNKVAHFVLASSSSVYGEDPHVPWKESLTGLAPISPYAATKLAAEQYTRMYAHLHGLNTTALRFFTVYGPRQRPDLAIHAFFKKVIEGTPIQQFGDGSTRRDYTFVDDIISGVRGAMDRSLRTEDGRGAFEIFNLGNSATVPLRDLIAAIEKEAGRKAIIEVRPEQPGDVPQTFASVEKAKEHLGYVPVTGITQGLRHFHRWYDEMAAARSTVNKP from the coding sequence ATGTCAAAACACGCGATCATCACCGGGGGGGCCGGTTTTATCGGCAGCCATCTGGTGGACAGACTGCTGGATGAAGGAGGCTGGAAGGTGACCGTGGTGGACAATTTTCATCCCTTCTACCCGCGTGCCGTCAAGGAGGCCAACGTACTTGCTCACCGCTCCCACCCGTCCTACACGCTTCTGGAGGGGGATATCGTGGATGAGGAGACGTTGGACAAGGCATTCGCAATGGCCTCCGGTGCGGATACGACCGTGGTGCATCTGGCGGCCTTGGCCGGGGTCCGCCCCAGTATCGCCGATCCACTGGCCTATCATCGTGTCAACGTCACCGGAACGTTGAAACTGCTCGAGAAGGCGCGTTCCAACAAGGTGGCCCATTTCGTGCTCGCCAGCAGCAGCAGTGTTTATGGGGAAGATCCCCATGTCCCCTGGAAGGAATCCTTGACCGGTCTGGCACCGATCAGTCCGTACGCCGCCACGAAATTGGCCGCGGAGCAGTACACGCGGATGTACGCCCATCTTCATGGGCTGAATACCACGGCGCTGCGGTTTTTCACCGTTTACGGGCCGCGCCAACGCCCCGACCTCGCCATCCATGCGTTCTTCAAGAAGGTGATCGAAGGCACGCCCATCCAGCAGTTCGGGGATGGCTCCACACGTAGGGACTACACTTTCGTGGACGATATCATCAGCGGGGTGCGCGGTGCCATGGACAGGTCCCTCCGGACGGAGGACGGTAGGGGCGCGTTCGAGATCTTCAACCTGGGCAATTCGGCCACCGTTCCCCTGCGCGACTTGATCGCCGCGATCGAGAAGGAGGCCGGACGGAAAGCCATTATCGAGGTCCGGCCCGAACAGCCCGGCGATGTGCCACAGACCTTTGCAAGCGTGGAAAAGGCCAAGGAGCACCTCGGCTATGTGCCCGTCACCGGTATCACACAAGGCCTCAGGCATTTCCACCGGTGGTACGATGAAATGGCGGCTGCCCGCAGCACCGTGAACAAACCGTAG
- a CDS encoding O-antigen ligase family protein has translation MKQFLREHYPLLIFIFIWVIVAAYAGLLLYAVLPISVFLMRRSDMWQDIMLGFLICLIFSDMNIDIREMAVMKTAKYTYILAMALIIILDQARMRPVAKVFGVFLPFFIYAFFPVLNSSVPVVAVEKTISYALIFLVVPNYVLFNYRRHGWDFFRNLIWFIVLVLLTQHLLPYLGPVKWAYIADRFRGYFGNPNGLAIFTYLAFVLFTVINHLRKDLFSTPAKFFIYALLIYYVITCGARTSLMSTLMFVLFIQFFRISTFLGIISFVAFVGIGELVSSNLPAIITAMGLQDYLRVDSLADGSGRYFAWNFAWQELNTQGFFLFGGGFDNEAWVMKEARAYLESLGHQGGVHNTYLAFWLNTGIVGLILFLRSFVLIFIKASKNTPISMAIMFSVLFSILYESWLAGSLSPYTTMLLIILTIVSEDEIMISADQGDQPVPLQEEVDPAMEPLVLPAR, from the coding sequence ATGAAGCAGTTCCTCCGAGAACATTACCCGTTATTGATCTTCATCTTCATCTGGGTGATCGTGGCGGCATATGCCGGGCTCCTGCTATACGCGGTCCTGCCCATCAGTGTATTCCTCATGCGCCGGAGCGATATGTGGCAGGACATCATGTTAGGATTTCTCATATGCCTGATATTTTCCGACATGAACATCGACATCCGGGAGATGGCCGTGATGAAAACGGCCAAGTACACCTATATCCTGGCAATGGCTCTCATTATCATTCTGGATCAGGCCCGGATGCGCCCGGTGGCAAAGGTGTTCGGGGTGTTCCTGCCGTTTTTCATTTACGCCTTCTTCCCGGTGCTCAATTCCTCCGTACCCGTTGTTGCCGTTGAAAAAACAATTTCCTACGCGTTGATATTTCTGGTCGTCCCGAATTATGTGCTGTTCAACTACAGGCGGCACGGTTGGGATTTTTTCCGGAATCTGATCTGGTTCATCGTCCTTGTTCTCCTTACGCAGCATTTACTTCCGTACCTCGGGCCGGTGAAGTGGGCCTATATCGCGGACCGGTTCCGTGGGTATTTCGGCAACCCTAACGGTCTGGCCATTTTCACCTACTTGGCCTTTGTCCTTTTCACGGTCATCAATCACTTGCGGAAGGACCTTTTCTCCACCCCGGCCAAGTTCTTCATTTATGCGCTGTTGATCTATTACGTCATCACTTGCGGCGCGCGTACCTCTCTGATGTCCACGTTGATGTTCGTGCTCTTCATTCAATTCTTCCGGATCTCCACCTTTCTGGGCATCATCTCCTTTGTTGCTTTTGTTGGTATTGGTGAGCTGGTATCGAGCAACCTTCCCGCCATCATCACCGCCATGGGCCTGCAGGACTACTTGCGCGTGGATTCCCTGGCGGACGGTTCGGGGAGGTATTTCGCATGGAATTTCGCATGGCAGGAGCTCAATACCCAGGGCTTCTTCTTGTTCGGGGGCGGCTTTGACAATGAGGCTTGGGTGATGAAGGAGGCGCGCGCCTACTTGGAAAGCCTGGGGCATCAGGGCGGTGTGCATAACACGTATCTGGCATTCTGGCTCAATACCGGCATCGTGGGGTTGATCCTCTTCTTGCGGAGCTTCGTGCTGATCTTCATCAAGGCCAGCAAGAACACCCCCATCTCCATGGCGATCATGTTCTCCGTGCTCTTCTCCATCCTTTATGAAAGCTGGCTCGCCGGGTCGCTCAGCCCCTATACCACCATGTTGCTGATCATCCTCACGATCGTCTCCGAGGACGAGATCATGATCTCCGCTGACCAAGGGGACCAACCTGTGCCGCTACAGGAGGAGGTCGACCCGGCCATGGAGCCTTTGGTCCTGCCTGCACGCTAA
- a CDS encoding gliding motility-associated C-terminal domain-containing protein, translating to MNRSMVHNVYSPIPIPMEPRWRNVRDLSLILLLFFPVVLRATVLDPPSLRCASVGPGGSAVLTWVIPPDPTAEFLHYEVYHAASLAGPYALVAPVPVYAQTSYTHVAAGANAAVQYYYLVTVSTSGAPNSSVPSDTLATLFLQVSQSVPLGSSVVDWNFPHQPPLSSSGSETRIDREYPLGTWALTDSVANTVHHWSQEVSICEDTLNFRVQIPDASGCVSTSNTAGANFQDITPPSVPNMVDVTVDTTTNQTVVHWDPSPELDTDGYIIVLSTPGGNVILDTLYGRLNTTFIWPFSDAGAGPESYTIAAIDTCWKGTPPSPNTSATRDPHTTVHLSTIYDRCAGTVLVARTPYVGWPVDHYELYGRIDNAGPMNLLATLDPVTDQYLSSNVIAGHTYCYVLKAIGTEPGHVSLSNMACRTTSYPPVPQWNYVRTATLLGKDHVQVTDSVDLNAFTRRLVLQRTNNGLPWEDVASVPGGTGPVITFDDQDVLTSERSYTYRVLVEDSCGNTVVTSNLGTTILLTASPDLDGFNRLRWNGYVQWAGAVAGYAVYRSVADGPFQLIGNTAMGEWEFDDDVQGLASTPGKFCYYVVANEAGNTSGIDAISTSNIACAIQQEEVWIPNAFIEGGYNNTFQPVLSYADVERYEFTIFNRWGQQIWTTSDRYEAWDGRVEGRLVPQGVYAYYCSFLNGAGKTVERRGTVTFLPGL from the coding sequence ATGAACCGATCGATGGTCCACAACGTCTATTCCCCGATACCGATCCCCATGGAACCGCGTTGGAGGAATGTGCGTGACCTGAGCTTGATCCTGCTCCTGTTTTTTCCGGTCGTCCTGCGCGCCACCGTGCTGGACCCGCCGTCCCTGCGCTGCGCCTCGGTAGGCCCGGGGGGCAGCGCCGTGCTCACATGGGTCATTCCTCCCGATCCCACGGCAGAATTCCTACACTACGAAGTGTACCACGCTGCTTCCCTTGCCGGGCCCTATGCCTTGGTGGCACCTGTGCCCGTGTATGCGCAGACCAGCTACACCCATGTGGCGGCGGGAGCGAACGCGGCGGTACAGTACTACTACCTCGTCACCGTCTCCACTTCCGGTGCGCCGAACTCGTCCGTTCCGAGCGATACGCTGGCCACCCTCTTTCTCCAGGTATCGCAGAGCGTTCCATTGGGAAGTTCCGTGGTGGACTGGAATTTTCCACATCAGCCACCGCTGAGTTCCTCCGGAAGTGAAACGCGCATCGATCGGGAATATCCCCTCGGGACCTGGGCGCTGACGGACAGTGTGGCGAATACGGTCCACCACTGGTCCCAAGAGGTTTCCATCTGCGAGGACACATTGAATTTCCGTGTCCAAATACCTGATGCGTCCGGCTGCGTGTCCACCAGCAATACCGCCGGTGCCAACTTCCAGGACATCACCCCGCCCTCGGTGCCGAACATGGTGGACGTTACCGTGGACACGACCACCAACCAGACCGTGGTACACTGGGACCCCAGCCCGGAATTGGATACGGACGGCTATATCATCGTGCTGTCCACACCCGGGGGGAATGTGATCCTCGATACGCTCTACGGACGGCTGAACACCACCTTCATCTGGCCGTTCAGCGATGCCGGCGCAGGGCCGGAATCGTACACCATCGCGGCTATCGACACCTGCTGGAAGGGAACTCCGCCAAGCCCCAACACCAGCGCCACCCGCGATCCCCACACCACGGTCCACCTCTCCACCATTTACGATCGTTGCGCAGGGACCGTCCTCGTGGCGCGCACCCCGTACGTGGGTTGGCCCGTGGACCATTATGAGCTCTATGGCCGGATCGATAATGCAGGACCAATGAACCTCTTGGCCACGCTGGACCCGGTCACGGACCAGTACCTGAGCTCCAACGTGATCGCCGGTCATACCTACTGCTATGTCCTCAAGGCCATCGGTACGGAACCCGGCCATGTCTCCCTTTCCAACATGGCATGCCGTACTACTTCGTACCCGCCGGTACCCCAATGGAACTACGTGCGCACCGCGACGTTGCTGGGGAAGGACCATGTGCAGGTAACGGACAGTGTGGACCTGAACGCATTTACCCGGCGGCTTGTGCTTCAGCGGACCAACAACGGCCTGCCATGGGAAGACGTGGCAAGCGTGCCCGGTGGGACCGGCCCGGTGATCACCTTCGACGACCAGGACGTGCTGACCTCGGAACGCAGTTATACCTACCGCGTACTGGTGGAGGACAGCTGCGGGAACACCGTGGTCACCAGCAACCTGGGAACGACCATACTACTGACGGCATCACCGGACCTGGACGGGTTCAACCGGTTGCGCTGGAACGGTTACGTGCAGTGGGCGGGGGCGGTGGCCGGTTATGCGGTCTACCGCAGCGTCGCCGACGGACCGTTCCAGCTGATCGGCAACACGGCGATGGGGGAATGGGAGTTCGATGACGACGTGCAAGGCCTGGCATCCACGCCCGGCAAGTTCTGCTACTATGTGGTGGCGAACGAAGCGGGCAATACCTCCGGCATCGATGCGATCTCCACCAGCAATATCGCTTGTGCCATCCAGCAGGAGGAGGTCTGGATCCCGAACGCATTCATCGAGGGTGGCTACAACAATACGTTCCAACCGGTGCTTTCCTATGCCGATGTGGAACGATACGAGTTCACCATTTTCAACCGTTGGGGGCAACAGATCTGGACCACCTCGGACCGCTACGAGGCTTGGGATGGCCGGGTGGAAGGACGGCTTGTGCCCCAGGGCGTCTATGCCTACTACTGTTCCTTTCTGAACGGTGCCGGGAAGACCGTGGAGCGCCGTGGGACGGTCACGTTCCTGCCGGGCCTTTGA